AGTACCGGCGTAAAATCGCTGAAGAGGCTTCGCTCTTGGGCTTTCACGGTGACGTCATCATTAAGCAGGCAACCGCACCGGCTGCTGCGCTGAGGGTTGCCGAAGTTCCGCAAGTAACACAGCGGATACAAAAGTCTGAAACCGCATACCCGAATCGTATCGATCTGAATCCGAATTATACATTCGACAGGTTTATCAAGGGCCCTTCAAACGAGCACGCCTATGCGGCCGCTTTCGGCTCAGCGCAGAAGCCGAATGACTATCATAATCCTCTTTATATCTACGGCGGGGTCGGGCTCGGCAAGACGCACCTGATGATGGCGATCGGCAACCATGTCAAAGAAGCCTATCCGTGGCTCAAGGTTAAGTATTGCCCTTCTGAAATTTTTCAAAGCGATCTGATCGAGGCAATGAAAGACAAGAACCTCGCATACTTTCGTACCCGCTACCGCAGCGTCGATGTGTTTCTGCTCGACGATGTGCAGTTCATCAGCAAAAATGCGGATTTCACACAAGAAGAAATATTTCACACATTCAACTATTTCTACCAGAACAAGAAACAGATCGTCATTTCAGCCGACCGCCCGCCACAGGCGCTGCCACAACTGCACGACCGACTGCAGAGCCGCTTTCAACAAGGTCTGATCGTCGATGTAAAATCTCCGAATTTTGAGACGCGCATCGCGATCTTAAAGACGAAGGCCCAAGAGGCGAACATCGAAGTCAGCCACGACGTCATCAAATACCTCGCTACGCGTTTCACCTCGCAGGTGCGCCCCATGGAAGCGGCGCTCAGTATTCTGCAGTTCACTTCGCAGCAAGAGAAACGCCCGATCGACCTGCAGATGGCCAAGATGTCGCTGAAGGCGCTGCCGCAAGAGAATGGAATTCACCAGATTACGATTGAAGACATTCTGCGAGTCGTGTCGCGCACGCTGCACGTCGACGAAAAATTGATCATGGGGTCAAACCGCACAGAACAGGTTGCGCTCGCGCGCCATGTGTGCATGTACCTGGCAAAGAGCCTCATTAAAGGTGCAACGCTCAGCTACATTGCAGGTGCATTCGGCAAGCGCGACCACACGACCGTGCTGCATGCCGATCAAAAGGTGCGCGAACTGCTCGATACCGACGCCGCTCTGCAGATGCAGATAGACGAAATGGTTGAAGAGCTGAAGTTCTGAAGCCTTAAGGCGTCACGTCGGCGTCATCGTCGAGCGTGATTTCTTCGCTCTTGGCGTATGTATTCTTTTTGCGGGGTTTCGGCGCTGCTTCGTCACCGTCGAGTGCGACCCCACCTAAGACGTCGCCGTCTTCATCGTCATCATCATCATCGATGCCCTCATCGCCCTGAGCGGCATGCGCCACAGACACCTTATCGCCCAGCATACGGCGGGTTTCAGTTTCCCAGTCGGCCGCAATCTGCGCATACTTGCCGTTCGGGTAGTGGCGGCTGACAAAACCGAAAACGTGCAGCGCGCGCTGGTACTGGTTGTTCAGGTAATATGCCTCACCCTTCTTGATATAAGACGCCTCGTCACGGTCGCGGTATTTGTTGCTGACTGCCTTGTTCAAGAAATGCACCGCGTTGCGGTACTGCTTTAGCTTGAGGTAGGCATTGCCAAGATAATAGAGCGCCTCTTCAGAATCAGCTGTGTCGCGTGCGGCGGGCCCGGTAAGCAGCTTCACGGCCCGGTGGTAGTCGCCGCTCACAAAAGCCTGAACGCCGGCGCGCAGATTGCCGTTATCAGGCGTGGCCGCTTTCTCGTTTTTCTTGTTCTCTGATTGCGACTCTGTCGGCTGTTCGCCTTTTTTGTCGAGAATGCCGTGCATCGCAACTGAATTGCCATAGTCGCTGTCGACGAGGCCAGCCGCAGCACGCGCCTCGCGATTATCGGGGTTCTCGGTCAGCGCATTCTGAAAGTTACGCTTAGCGTCGGCAGTCAGTCCCTTGCGCTGGTAATATTTACCGATTTCAAGATAAATCTCGGCGCGCAGTGACTTTTCAGATGTTGAGTTTAGAAGCTGCAGAAGTTGGTTCATGCCCTCGTCTGAATAGTTTCTCATGATCTGTAGCTTCGCCACTTTGAAGCGAACCTTTGTCTTGAGCTCGTCGGTGAGCGGCATTTCGCTGAGCTTCTTGTACTTGCCGAGCGCGACGTCGCGCATGCCGAGGCGCTCATACGCTTCGGCAAGGTGGTAACGCGCTTCGCGCGCATAAGTACTTTCGGGAAACTGTGCTACCACAGCTGTCAAATCATCGATGCCCTTTCTGAGACCGTCTTCGTCGAAGCGCTCGAGCTGCAGCTTGCCCTGTTCAAGCCTCACGCTGGCAGCCTTATGACCTGAAACGTATTCCCGTTCTATAAAGAAAACACCCGCCCCGATTGTGAAGATGACCGCGCCTATCCAGACTGTTACACTTTTCATATTACCTCAGGTTCTCTTGCGTTCGATTGATCCAGAATTCGGCGTTTCGCCGGTAGTACTTTCTTGTCAGGGCATGCTCGAAGTATTTCAGCGCCCGATCGTACTGGCCGAGACGATATCGCGCCATGCCGGTGTAGAAGATTGCTTTGGCCCGCACTTTCGGTGAGCTGTTTCGATAGAATGGCTTTAGCTTTCTCACCGCTCCACTAAAATCACCCGCGAGAAATGTCGTGCGAATTACGGAATTTATGCCGCGTTCAGAGCTTGCCCGCGCCGGTCGCTCGTCTGCAGAATCGCTCTCGTCGTCTTCTGCGTCAACTTCGTTCGAAGTAAATTCAGGGCGTTGGTATTGCGCCTCTGTTACCTTTTGGCTGCTGGCTGCTGGCGGGGTGAAGTCAGCACCTGCTGTCTGGTAGAATGCAGGCCCCACCAGATTGCGCGAAGCATTAAACGCACCGGGTTCAAGGCCCCGGCCCGTTTCGAGAAAGATCGCATAATAATAAGTGCCGCGTGAGGGGGGTACATCCTCATAGATATTGATCTCGCCGGTCATTTTGGCGATCAGAGTACCCTTCGAAATATCATGAATCACTTTCGGCTCTTCGGTGAACCGGTAGAGCTGTATACGCTTCTCGATTGTACGGCCCTGAATCAGGTGCCACGAAAGAATAACACTCTTCGCGCGGGGGTATGCGGCAAAATCGGCGAAATAGCTGTCGAGCTGCGGCGGCGTTATCGCCGATGGTTGCGGCGCGGGCGCGCTCTGTGCAGGCGCCGGTGCAGCGGGGGTTGCGGGCCCGACCGGAATATCAGCCGGCGGTGGTATTTTTACTGTATCTTCGGGCGTCAGAAACTGCCCCATCACGGGCGTAGCTGATGCAACTGCCGCGAGCAGATAGAGCATGCGTTTTGATACAGCAAGGTACATAATTTTATGGGTCAGGCAGCCATACCCCGACGTTTAAATTTCGGCATATTCGCAGCCCAATATGAGGTATGTTTAATGATTTTCGGTTCATGCGCGATTCTGTTTGCTACGGGCATGCGCATCGCCTCGTTTAACGTCAACGGCATTCGGGCCATAGAGAAAAAAGGTGAGCTGGTGAAGCTTTTGGCAGCCGAAAAGCCCGACATTGTTTTCTTGCAGGAGATCAAAGCCAAACCCGACCAGCTGAGTGATGCGTTGCTCAAACCCGATGGTTACGAGGCTCATTACCATAGCGCCGAGAAACCCGGCTATTCGGGAACCGGTGTGCTCGTGCGCTCAGGGCTTTTCGCTAAAATGCAGGTTCTGCGCGGCATGCCCGACTGGAACGACCACGAAGGCCGTGTGCTCGGGGTCGAGGCCGGCGACCTCGTCATATTCGGAAATTATTTCCCGAACGGAGGCAAATCAGACGCAGCCTGGCGCGAGAAGCTCGTTTTCTACGATCATTTTCATCAGTATATCGCCGCCCTGCGCAAGAAAAAGAAACGCGTGCTCTTCACCGGCGACCTCAATGTCGCCCACAACCCTATCGACCTCGCGCGGCCGAAAGAAAACGAAAAGCATGTCGGCTTCTTACCCGAAGAGCGCGCGTGGGTAGACCGGCTGGTCGCCGATAACTGGGTCGACGTTTTCAGAAGCCGCTACCCCGAAACGGTCAGCTATACCTGGTGGCAAATGCAGTCGCGCGCCCGCGAACGCAATATCGGTTGGAGGATCGATTACTTTATTGTCGACAAACCGCTATACCCAAAGGTGCGCGAGATACGCCACCTCAACGACCACCAAGGGTCAGACCATTGCCCTATAGTGCTGGATATCGATTTGTGAAAGACAAAGATGTGGGCAGATCTTCAATCCCACTGCCACGCACAGCCGGGCTAAGCCCCGAAATCGTAGCCGGGGAACCAGAGTTGATACCACCTACTACACCCAACTCACTGACCTAATCCTCAGCGAATTCTATCCGCGAATCTGTTGCGGGGAGAAGGTCACCAAACAAAGCCCGACGCGGGAACTTGTACTCCGCTGCCCCACTTGCCATAAAGAACACAGCAAACTGGCCGGGCCTTTCCGGAAACTCCGGGTCCCCCGCTGGACTATCAGCTATCTCTTGAAGGAAGCCCAGGTGCAGTACCCGAAAGTGCTGACCGTTGCGGAAATCAAACGGCGTCTTGGTTTATCTTCAACGGGCACTGCATACTTACTCAAGCGCCGGATTCAACTCTTCGCATCGGACCTTGTACCGCGGATGCAGGAAGCTTTCTATCGGGATAACAAACTCCGCTTCGGGGACTTCCGCTTTCCCCGGGATAGAGAAGCTGACTTAACTGAACTGGTTAAGGATAAACCGATACCGCAAGCGGACACCTTGGTACTCTACAGTGTTGGAAACCTATCTAATAAAGGCCGGAAACGCTTTCGCCGGAAAGGACAGACATCCAGTATCTACCGGAGTTCATCAGTAGATGGCCGCGGTGAACAAGTTGGTACTCTGGTGAACACAGTAGCAGTTAAGAACGGACCGGCATTCTTCGATTCAATACCGAATCAGAAAGCAGAGACGGTTAACCCAATACTCTTCAAATACATTCCGGTACACAATCCGGTATTCACCGACGGCGGGTACTCCCTGCCCTCCATGAATCATCGCACGATCAATCACTCGTTGAAGTCGAAAGACAAACGACACACCTGGTCACGGGGACGGTGGTCTAAGAACGGAATACATACGCAGGTTGCCGAAGGCCGGCAGGGAATTCTGAAGCGGGCATTCCGGTCTTACGGTTGGTTGAATCCGAAGTACTCGACTCTGGCGCTGAATGAATTCACCGCGATCGGGAACTTACGCTATTTCGGGTTAGAGGATCTGTTACCGGATGAATCCAAGGAGAACCCGGTTCGGTATCAACTGGATGATAACTGGAGCCTGCGGGATAGCAGGAATAGAAATATGCCCGGCCATCGGGGGCCTGTTTCTGAGCTCGTCAGCAAACAAACTTACGATGCCAAGACACTGCTGGAAATCCAGCATGATGAACGTAAATCGGATGCCCAAAGGATCAAGGACACGCTAACCAAAGTTCCTGACCTGAAGATTCGCCGACGCTTGCAGCTGGAGAACCATAGGTATCGGCGATGGCTCAAGGGGAAGACAACACAAGACCAGCGCCGGAAGCAACGTTACTACCAGACACTTGCGGAAAGTATATGGCACACCATCCCATCGGATTCACTTATCGAGATTCATGATCTGGCCCGAAGGCACCGTATATCCGGTAAGCATATCTATCGCCTATTGGGTATTTGGACTGCCGCTGGCTTAATCGAAACCATCGATCTCAACCGTAAGACCAAGAACAAGATCATCGAATACTACGATATCCGGCGGCTATCTCCAGCACTGCTGCCAATACTCTACATCATGCCCAAGGCTGCAGTTCCTGAGTTTAACAAGCGGTGGCACGCTAAGGCACGGAGGATCGCATGAGCAAGTGGCGGATGAACTCCCAGGACTTCTGGTATCTGTTGGAAGTTGAACAGGAATATAAATGCAGGCTAACCGGCTGGGATTTAACCCCGGCGACTACGATGATCACGCACAAGATACCGCTTGCTAAGAAGGGCAAGCACGTGCGCAGCAATGTAAGTCTAGTGCACAGGAGCATTGTTCAGCTTTCCCGCGAGCTGACCGAAGCAGAGATCGTGGCATTAGCGGCAGCTGTAATCAGGACAAGGGGGGCAGAATATGGGCTGGAAGTCAAAGCCAAGGGATGATTGGGGGCATGTCAATCAGTTAATCCAACATTTCAACGAATACGCAAGGCGTGGCAATCCTAAGGTATCGACGATGCAATTGCATGTCTGGGGCAAGACTGCAGTTAAGCTAATAACAGTTGTAAATGCTAAGGCATCTCAGGAGTGATGCGCAATGTTGCGCCATTTACATCGCATGATCCCATAGATCAATGCATGTCGCAACTCTACCCCCGATCATCTGGTTGTGAATACTACGGCCGGCTTGAAACCTTGATAATGGCGTAATATAAACAGTTTGACCTTGCTAAACCATAGAGCTTTTGCGCCTATGATTGAAGATGTAGCGACCCCCTAAATCACCGGACACCTTATCCTGCTCCTAAGACATAGGAGTAGTGATATGAATAATGATAGTACTAAGGCTAAGGTAGAGTTAGTCACAACCGTCCAGCGGCGGCGCAGATGGTCGGTCGCGGAGAAACTGGAGATTCTGGTAGAGGCCGAACAGCCCGGTATGAGCATGTCGTATGTGGCCCGAAAACATGGAATCGCAGCGACGCAGATTTTCAAATGGAAAAAGCTGAAAGAGGCTGGCGCTCTGACGGCTGTTGGCAGCGAAGAGGAAGTATTGCCCGTATCGCAGGTCAGGCAGCTCCAAGAGCGCATCCGTCGGCTGGAGAGCATTTTGGGTCGTAAGACGGAAGAAGTTGAAATCCTCAAGGAAGCCGTGCGTATTGGACGCGAAAAAAAACTGATCTCGCACAAGCCATTGCGCGGCATCGAGGGTTTCGAGTGAATCAGGTAGCGGATGTATTGCGCGTATCTCGATCCAACCTCTATGAAAGCTTGAAATCCTCACGACGCGGAAATAAAACCGACCAGACGGTAGATGAACGAGTACTGCCGGAAATCCGACGCATCTGTGATGAAAGACCGACTTACGGGTATAGACGCGTGACAGCAATGCTCAACAAAACCCTTGAAAAACAAGGCTTTTCACGCGTGAATAAGAAGCGCGTCTACCGATTGATGAAGGTGCACCAGTTGCTGCTGCAAAAAGTTGCAAGCCGTCGCACCCTTGTGCATGATGGCAGAATCATCACGGCGAAAAGTGACGTGCGCTGGTGCATGGATATATTTGGCGTGCTTACCTGGGATGGCACTCACGTCTGGGTGGCGTTTGTTCTGGATTGCCACGATCGGCAAGTCATCAATCACTTTAGCAGCACCGTCGGCATCGACGGTCTGAACATTCGCGACATGCTGCTCGGTGCAGTCGAAGAGCGCTTTGGCAAGGCTGAATGCCCACACACCATTCAACTGCTCAGTGATAATGGCCCACAATTCACGAGCCGTGAAACGGTTCATTTTGCATCTTCCATCGGCTTTCAAGTCTGCACGACGCCTGCCTATAGCCCTGAAAGCAACGGTATGGCCGAAGCATTTGTGAAAACATTCAAGCGCGATTACGTTTACATAAATCGCCTTGAATCCGCGTGGAAAGTAATGCCGCAGATTTCAGACTGGATGTATGACTACAACCATCATGCGCCCCATAAAGGCTTGAAGATGCGTTCGCCGGTTGAATACAGGAACCTAATGGCAGCAGGTTAAGCTGTCCGGTTTTCGGGGGTCACTGCAGAAGAGAATCACAAAGGTTATTCAATACGAGTAACCTTAGAACCCATGACTGGTGATGAAAAGGTGAACATCATTCTGGCAGGTCAGCCGGTGGCGAGTTGGACACCGATAAGAATTCCGGTTGCGGAAAAGCTCGAAATCCGGGATACGCTAAAGGAACGTGCCATCCAGGCAGCTAAAGATTTCATCGACAATTTGCCATAAATACCGATTGGGAGTTCGCATAATCCCATGCATTCGCACGCCCATGACCCAAAGTTCCTGTCGATTGCATACCATGAGGCTGGGCATGCTGTAGCTGGAGTTTCGTTTGGCAAAACAATTGAGCGGCTTGAACTAAATGGCCCACTCTCGCCATGCGATGATTTTGAAGGCACAATCAAATTCGTAGAATCTCGGAAGGATGACTTTGCAGATGCAGTAATTCGGATAAGTGGCATTTGTGCTCAATACCTATTCGTAGATAAGAATAATCTCAGATACTTTGTTAAGGAAGCAGGAACAGATTACGAACTTGTCCGCCGGTTTATCGAAGCGACTACTTTTGCCAAAACAAAGCGAGTATTACTCCTGCATGGCATATTTCGAAATGCTGTTAGAAGGCTTCTGGCCGACTATGAGCGAATCCATAAAGTTGTAGAAGCGTTTACGAATCTTCCCGACCCGGATAGCGATGAGTACCAATTGAAGCAAAATGATCTCCAGACTATATTTGGTGTTCAATCTCCGTAACTAAGTCCGACCACTTCTTTGGTCAAAATGCCAGCTGTTCGCCTGCAGGTCAAATAAAGTGCAAGATCAACGATTCCGATTCACCTATTTTGTCGGAATTACCAGCTGCGGTATTTCGACAGACGCACTTGAAACGGCCATTACTGTTCGAACGAACCTGTTCCCTGCGAGCCGGCCGATCGTGCTCGAACATAAATACAAGATGCTGCACGCCGAAATGTATTGGAAGATAATCTTAAGCTTAATATTTAGGCTAAGCAACGCAATCGCGGTGAGTATTGCTGTCAGAACCGTCAGCCAAGTCATATCCCGAAACAGCAAGTATTCTTTGTGCGTGCTTAAGACTGAAGGATTTCCAGAGTTTGCCTGATATGTAATAGTTTTTACTTTATCTGACACTCTCTTAACAAAAAGGAGTGTTTATGACGACAGAACAGAAAATTATCAAGAACAAGGTTGGTCTGCTGAAACTGGCAGAGCAGCTGGGCAGCGTATCGAAAGCTTGCAAGGTTTTCGGTTACTCAAGAGACAGTTTCTACCGGTTTAAGGAGCTTTACGACAAGGGTGGCGAGCTCGCATTGCAGGAGATCAGCCGCAGGAAGCCTTTGCTGAAAAATCGTGTAGCTCCAGAGGTCGAGGAAGCGGTACGGGAAATTGCATTTCAATACCCCGCGTACGGTCAGGTTCGGGCGTCCAACGAGTTGCGCAAGATAGGTATCATCATCTCCCCTTTTGGCGTGCGCGGCGTTTGGCTGCGCCATGATCTTGCGACGTTTAAAAAACGGCTGAAATACCTTGAAGCGCGAATGGCTCAGGAAAAG
The sequence above is a segment of the Turneriella parva DSM 21527 genome. Coding sequences within it:
- a CDS encoding tetratricopeptide repeat protein: MYLAVSKRMLYLLAAVASATPVMGQFLTPEDTVKIPPPADIPVGPATPAAPAPAQSAPAPQPSAITPPQLDSYFADFAAYPRAKSVILSWHLIQGRTIEKRIQLYRFTEEPKVIHDISKGTLIAKMTGEINIYEDVPPSRGTYYYAIFLETGRGLEPGAFNASRNLVGPAFYQTAGADFTPPAASSQKVTEAQYQRPEFTSNEVDAEDDESDSADERPARASSERGINSVIRTTFLAGDFSGAVRKLKPFYRNSSPKVRAKAIFYTGMARYRLGQYDRALKYFEHALTRKYYRRNAEFWINRTQENLR
- a CDS encoding HNH endonuclease, with translation MSKWRMNSQDFWYLLEVEQEYKCRLTGWDLTPATTMITHKIPLAKKGKHVRSNVSLVHRSIVQLSRELTEAEIVALAAAVIRTRGAEYGLEVKAKG
- the dnaA gene encoding chromosomal replication initiator protein DnaA; translated protein: MLFTDPQSGPQTPDYALAADTELWPALKAQLKKKMPAQVFSVFFADLQANTEGEKLVISCASPDVARHLEGQYRRKIAEEASLLGFHGDVIIKQATAPAAALRVAEVPQVTQRIQKSETAYPNRIDLNPNYTFDRFIKGPSNEHAYAAAFGSAQKPNDYHNPLYIYGGVGLGKTHLMMAIGNHVKEAYPWLKVKYCPSEIFQSDLIEAMKDKNLAYFRTRYRSVDVFLLDDVQFISKNADFTQEEIFHTFNYFYQNKKQIVISADRPPQALPQLHDRLQSRFQQGLIVDVKSPNFETRIAILKTKAQEANIEVSHDVIKYLATRFTSQVRPMEAALSILQFTSQQEKRPIDLQMAKMSLKALPQENGIHQITIEDILRVVSRTLHVDEKLIMGSNRTEQVALARHVCMYLAKSLIKGATLSYIAGAFGKRDHTTVLHADQKVRELLDTDAALQMQIDEMVEELKF
- a CDS encoding exodeoxyribonuclease III — protein: MIFGSCAILFATGMRIASFNVNGIRAIEKKGELVKLLAAEKPDIVFLQEIKAKPDQLSDALLKPDGYEAHYHSAEKPGYSGTGVLVRSGLFAKMQVLRGMPDWNDHEGRVLGVEAGDLVIFGNYFPNGGKSDAAWREKLVFYDHFHQYIAALRKKKKRVLFTGDLNVAHNPIDLARPKENEKHVGFLPEERAWVDRLVADNWVDVFRSRYPETVSYTWWQMQSRARERNIGWRIDYFIVDKPLYPKVREIRHLNDHQGSDHCPIVLDIDL
- a CDS encoding tetratricopeptide repeat protein, which produces MKSVTVWIGAVIFTIGAGVFFIEREYVSGHKAASVRLEQGKLQLERFDEDGLRKGIDDLTAVVAQFPESTYAREARYHLAEAYERLGMRDVALGKYKKLSEMPLTDELKTKVRFKVAKLQIMRNYSDEGMNQLLQLLNSTSEKSLRAEIYLEIGKYYQRKGLTADAKRNFQNALTENPDNREARAAAGLVDSDYGNSVAMHGILDKKGEQPTESQSENKKNEKAATPDNGNLRAGVQAFVSGDYHRAVKLLTGPAARDTADSEEALYYLGNAYLKLKQYRNAVHFLNKAVSNKYRDRDEASYIKKGEAYYLNNQYQRALHVFGFVSRHYPNGKYAQIAADWETETRRMLGDKVSVAHAAQGDEGIDDDDDDEDGDVLGGVALDGDEAAPKPRKKNTYAKSEEITLDDDADVTP